In the Helicobacter sp. 'house sparrow 1' genome, ATTAGGGGCATTGTTTTGTAAATTTTCTAAAAAATTAGCTTGATTACTTAGCCCTAAGATATAAAGATGGAATCTATCTTCAAGATTCTTTGCTATTTCTACTAAAAAGTGAGAATTTCTATCAGGGCTTAAGAAGCCATGATATACAATTTTTATTTTTTCTTCCAAGGGGCTTGGGTTAAGATCAAAATAGGGTGGTAGGGAATAAAAAACTTCACATCTTAGATTAAAAATTTCAAAATATTTTTTGGCAATTCCCTCGCTTACAGTGATAGCAAAATCTACTTCTTTAAGATAAGTTTTGCATAAAAAATAAAAAAAGTTTCCAAAAGTCTCTAACCACTGAGGGTTGTTTTCATACTCAAGAGGATAATATTCTCGCAAATCAATAAGAATCTTTGTTTTTGGATTTTTGTTTTTGTAATCACTAGCAAAAGGTAAAAGGGTAATATCTTCTACAATAATAAGGTCAGATTTTGGTAGGGAATCTAAGATTTTTGTAATTGTTCTACGATTTGGGGTATAGATTAGTGGAAGAAAATTTTTTGCCTTAAGTTTAGTCTCTAAGGCTTCTTGTTCCTCTTTGCTCCTTTGTTTTGCATTTTTATCAGCAGGATAGCTAAAGGTTTTTACTTTAGGGATAAAAGAGCATTCTCTTGCAATTGCATAGATGTTAAAATAATCCTTCAGCATTTCTATCATCCTATAAGGACGAGGTCTTTTGACAATATCAAAATCATTGAGTAGGATTATATTTTTTTGCATAGTTTTCCTTTCAACACAGCCCCTGTTTTGGGTAAGATACAGACTTTTTCTTGAAGATCTTCTTTTTGCAAAACAATAACAAAAGGTTGGGTGATTGGGGTTTTTTGTGTTCCGCAATAAGGCTTTCCAAGATAATCAAAATAGATTCTATAAGTTTGTCTTTCCCTGCAAATATCTTGTGCATTTATTTTAATTTCTACCCCAAAAGATTCCATAAATCTAGTTGAGGTCTCAGCATTGTTTTTGCAAAAATCAGAAATATTATTGTTGTTATAGCCACTCAAGCATCTTAAATTTAGCCCTTGTGTAGCGATAATATCACCTGCCATTGGACGATTGTCATAATGTGTTGTTTGAGAGAATCTTGGTGTGTCTAAATAAATACTAAAACTATTTTGAGTGTATTTTCCACTTAGATGGAATTGAATTTGCCAAAATATTTGATTTGAAATTAAAATTTGAGGATTAATACTAGGAAAGCTATCACTTATCCATTTGGTTTGTTTTAAATCTGTGTAGTATGTGCTTTGAGTGAGTGCTAAATTTTTGGCATAAAGAATATTTTGATAAAGAAGATGCGCGCTTTTATGTACTTGATTGGTGATATTGGGTTTTGCAAAAAAAACCAATATCCCAAGAATACTAAAGGTCAATAAAGCTTCAAAAAGGCTAAAAGCTTTTTGCATTTGGAGCTTTTTGGATTTTAAAAAGGTAGATAGGGGTATTGTTATAAGAGACAATAATATCTGCACTTTTTTTATCTTTGGTGGAGATAAGTAAAAGATTTTGGTTGTCTTTTATGCCATAGTATCTGAGTTGTAGTCTTAAAGAGATAGATTGAGTGCGAATTGCTGTAATATCTAGCCTTTTGAGTTGTGTGGCAATTTCTTTAGCAAAATAATAACTTGATGCAAAGTTTGGCTTGTTTGAGAAAAAGTAAGTAACCTTATTGCCAAATATAAAACCAGTTTGTAGAATTAAAAATAAAATCACAATACTTGCAGAAAAATAGTGTTGTTTTCTAAATTGAGGTAGCCTTATTTTTAGATCATTAAGAAAGCATTGCGCCATTATGGGAAGTGCTATAAGACTTTGGGGAACAAGGGTGTAAAAGTTTATGTTTTGTCTCAGTGATAGAATAATACAAAAAACAATACCTGTGCCTGCAATATATGAAAGGGGGTTATTTTTATGAATAATTCCCCAGTAGATGCTATAGACATAGTAGATAAATAATAAAGGTGAGTATAAGACTGCAATTTGAGCCAGTGTTTCAAGAAAATAGGCTTGTGGTCTTCCGCTAATATTAAAATTGGAAATGCAGATATTAAGTCCTAGACATAATAAAGAGAATGCAAAGCCCTTAAAGTTTTTGTTTTTTAGCATAAAAACAGCAATACCCAAGAAAAGTATGATTACATCAGGAATTGAAAAAGATAGGACAAATAATAAAAACCAGGGTGTTTTTTTATATCTTGTGTAGATGTAGCCAACTAAAAAAGTAAAAAAGATAATCCAAGAGCTTTCAAATAGCAGTAGAGCACTAAGATTGACACCAGGAAGTGCAGTATAAATAAGGATGCAAATTAGACTATGGCTTTTATGCTTGAGAGTATGTCTGCAGATTCCATAAAGAAGCATAAGATTAAAAAAATGTAAAATAAGTAAGGGGGCTTTTACAATATAATCGCTTTGCTCAAAGTATGAATTTAAAAAGTTTAAAAAACCAAAAAAAATATGTTTGTTATAAAAAAGATTTCTTGCTTCTTTATCGCTGATTGAGATCTCACTTATCATAAAGGCTAAAAGAGCAATCGAGAGAATACTAATAAGAACAAAGAAAAAATCAACAAGGTCAAGTTTTCTAGAGGTTCTTTGTGAGAGGACAAACCAGAGGCGTATATAAAGAAAAAGCCTTTCAAAGATTTTCATTAGATTCCTAAAATTTCTAATTCGGTTTTTATGCAACGATTCTCTATAAAAAAGATTCCCTTGGCTTCTAAAATTTGCCTTGCTTGTTGGTTTGTAATTCCAAGTTGCAGAAAGACAACTTTAGGAAGAGGAGAGGATTTTAGGATTTCTTCAGCAATTTCTAAGCACTTTTCACTTTTTCTAAAAACTACTACACAATCAATTTGATGTTCTTTGTGAGCTTGAGTATAGCTTCTATAAACCTTTTGACCCAATATAAAATCTTCCTTTGGGTAAATAGGAATAATCTCAAAACCCTTATCTTGTAAAAATTTAGAAACCATAAAGCTATCTTTTAGCGGGTTGGGGCTTAGTCCATTTATTGCAATGTTTTTAAGTTCTTTCAATTTTTCATACACGATCAATCCTCTTTAGATCTCTTATAAATACTGGCAA is a window encoding:
- a CDS encoding CoA-binding protein, which produces MYEKLKELKNIAINGLSPNPLKDSFMVSKFLQDKGFEIIPIYPKEDFILGQKVYRSYTQAHKEHQIDCVVVFRKSEKCLEIAEEILKSSPLPKVVFLQLGITNQQARQILEAKGIFFIENRCIKTELEILGI
- a CDS encoding pilus assembly FimT family protein; its protein translation is MQKAFSLFEALLTFSILGILVFFAKPNITNQVHKSAHLLYQNILYAKNLALTQSTYYTDLKQTKWISDSFPSINPQILISNQIFWQIQFHLSGKYTQNSFSIYLDTPRFSQTTHYDNRPMAGDIIATQGLNLRCLSGYNNNNISDFCKNNAETSTRFMESFGVEIKINAQDICRERQTYRIYFDYLGKPYCGTQKTPITQPFVIVLQKEDLQEKVCILPKTGAVLKGKLCKKI
- a CDS encoding glycosyltransferase is translated as MQKNIILLNDFDIVKRPRPYRMIEMLKDYFNIYAIARECSFIPKVKTFSYPADKNAKQRSKEEQEALETKLKAKNFLPLIYTPNRRTITKILDSLPKSDLIIVEDITLLPFASDYKNKNPKTKILIDLREYYPLEYENNPQWLETFGNFFYFLCKTYLKEVDFAITVSEGIAKKYFEIFNLRCEVFYSLPPYFDLNPSPLEEKIKIVYHGFLSPDRNSHFLVEIAKNLEDRFHLYILGLSNQANFLENLQNNAPNNISFIPPVAMQEIIPFTNQFDLGILTLSPNSFNNANAMPNKFFEYIQARLGIITTPLPSLLSFISQYKMGVCSTNFSAKSIASSLNSLDKNQILKLKLASHKASETLNYKQNQNKILRIINSLIKP